From Actinoplanes oblitus, a single genomic window includes:
- the metG gene encoding methionine--tRNA ligase produces the protein MSHVLAAVAWPYANGPRHIGHVSGFGVPSDVFSRYMRMAGHDVLMVSGTDEHGTPIQVQADADGVTPRELADRYNRVIVEDLHGLGLSYDLFTRTTTRNHYAVVQQLFEGLHENGYIVARTTLGAISPSTGRTLPDRYIEGTCPICGYDSARGDQCDNCGNQLDPEQLIDPKSRINGETPQFVETEHFFLDLPAFAEAIGSWLDRRENWRPNVLKFSRNLLDDLQPRAITRDLEWGVPIPLDGWRDRADKRIYVWFDAVIGYLSASIEWARRTGDPEAWRQWWSADAQGKDALGYYFMGKDNIVFHSVIWPALLLGYSGEGDKGGQAGSLGRLNLPTEVVSSEYLTMEGKKFSSSRRVVIYVRDFLERYDADALRYFIAAAGPESNDTDFTWAEFVRRNNDELVAGWGNLVNRSISMAAKNFGAIPPAVDLTPADLALLEVAKAGFATVGELIGKHRQKAAIGEAMRVVAEANKYLSEQAPWKLKDESQKERQGTVLHVALQVVRDANTLLTPFLPHSAQKVHELLGGTGVHAPMPEIVEVEDLDGGPGYPVLMGDYTVGARWESVPLVAGTPLSAPKPVFRKLDPSVVEEELARLGGDS, from the coding sequence ATGAGTCACGTTCTCGCCGCGGTCGCCTGGCCCTACGCCAACGGCCCGCGCCACATCGGTCATGTTTCCGGCTTCGGGGTGCCGTCCGACGTCTTCAGCCGGTACATGCGGATGGCCGGCCACGACGTGCTCATGGTCTCGGGCACCGACGAGCACGGCACCCCGATCCAGGTCCAGGCGGACGCCGACGGGGTCACCCCGCGCGAGCTCGCCGACCGGTACAACCGGGTGATCGTGGAGGACCTGCACGGTCTCGGCCTGTCCTACGACCTGTTCACCCGGACCACCACCCGCAACCACTACGCGGTGGTGCAGCAGCTCTTCGAGGGCCTGCACGAGAACGGGTACATCGTGGCCCGCACCACCCTGGGCGCGATCTCCCCGTCCACCGGCCGGACCCTGCCCGACCGCTACATCGAGGGCACCTGCCCGATCTGCGGCTACGACAGCGCCCGCGGCGACCAGTGCGACAACTGCGGCAACCAGCTCGACCCCGAGCAGCTGATCGACCCGAAGTCCCGGATCAACGGGGAGACCCCGCAGTTCGTCGAGACCGAGCACTTCTTCCTCGACCTGCCGGCCTTCGCCGAGGCGATCGGCTCCTGGCTGGACCGCCGGGAGAACTGGCGGCCCAACGTGCTGAAGTTCTCCCGCAACCTGCTCGACGACCTGCAGCCCCGGGCCATCACCCGGGACCTGGAGTGGGGCGTGCCGATCCCGCTGGACGGCTGGCGGGACCGTGCCGACAAGCGGATCTACGTCTGGTTCGACGCGGTCATCGGTTACCTCTCGGCGTCGATCGAGTGGGCCCGGCGCACCGGCGACCCGGAGGCGTGGCGCCAGTGGTGGTCGGCCGACGCGCAGGGCAAGGACGCGCTCGGCTACTACTTCATGGGCAAGGACAACATCGTCTTCCACTCGGTGATCTGGCCGGCACTGCTGCTCGGCTACTCCGGCGAGGGCGACAAGGGCGGCCAGGCCGGCTCGCTGGGCAGGCTGAACCTGCCGACCGAGGTGGTCTCCAGTGAGTACCTGACGATGGAGGGCAAGAAGTTCTCCTCGTCCCGCCGGGTGGTCATCTACGTGCGCGACTTCTTGGAGCGCTACGACGCCGACGCGCTGCGCTACTTCATCGCGGCGGCCGGCCCGGAGTCCAACGACACCGACTTCACCTGGGCCGAGTTCGTCCGGCGCAACAACGACGAGCTGGTGGCCGGCTGGGGCAACCTGGTCAACCGGTCGATCTCGATGGCCGCGAAGAACTTCGGCGCCATCCCGCCGGCCGTCGACCTGACGCCGGCGGACCTGGCGCTGCTGGAGGTGGCCAAGGCCGGCTTCGCCACGGTCGGCGAGCTGATCGGCAAGCATCGGCAGAAAGCCGCGATCGGCGAGGCGATGCGGGTGGTCGCCGAGGCGAACAAGTACCTCTCCGAGCAGGCGCCGTGGAAGCTCAAGGACGAGTCGCAGAAGGAGCGGCAGGGCACCGTCCTGCACGTCGCGCTGCAGGTGGTCCGCGACGCGAACACGCTGCTCACGCCGTTCCTGCCGCACTCCGCGCAGAAGGTGCACGAGCTGCTCGGCGGGACCGGGGTGCACGCGCCGATGCCGGAGATCGTCGAGGTCGAGGACCTGGACGGCGGCCCGGGTTACCCGGTGCTGATGGGCGACTACACGGTCGGCGCGCGGTGGGAGTCGGTGCCGCTGGTGGCCGGGACCCCGCTGAGCGCGCCGAAGCCGGTGTTCCGCAAGCTCGACCCGTCGGTGGTGGAGGAGGAGCTGGCCCGGCTGGGCGGCGATTCCTGA
- the rsmI gene encoding 16S rRNA (cytidine(1402)-2'-O)-methyltransferase has translation MSRETSGSGRVILVGAPLGNIGDASARLREVLATADVIAAEDTRRLSRLTKDLDVAVRGRVVSYFEGNDDRRTPELVAALADGATVAVITDGGMPSVSDPGYRLVKAALDAGYPVTAAPGPSAVTTALALSGLPSDRFVFEGFLPRTGSNRRSRLRELAAEPRTLVFFEAPHRIAGALADLAATFGGDRPAAVCRELTKTYEEIRRGDLAELAGWAADGEPRGEITLVVGGAPAGPVERPADDELRAAVAGREAAGDSRRDAIQAVADQYGLKKRDVYALVHQAQ, from the coding sequence GTGTCTCGTGAAACTTCCGGCTCCGGCCGCGTGATCCTGGTCGGCGCCCCGCTCGGCAACATCGGTGACGCCTCGGCGCGGCTGCGGGAGGTGCTCGCCACCGCTGACGTGATCGCGGCCGAGGACACCCGGCGGCTGTCCCGCCTCACCAAGGACCTGGACGTCGCCGTGCGCGGCCGGGTCGTCTCCTACTTCGAGGGCAACGACGACCGGCGTACCCCGGAGCTGGTGGCGGCGCTGGCCGACGGCGCCACCGTCGCGGTGATCACCGACGGCGGCATGCCGAGCGTCTCCGACCCCGGGTATCGCCTGGTGAAGGCGGCACTCGACGCCGGGTACCCGGTGACCGCGGCGCCCGGCCCGAGCGCGGTGACCACCGCCCTGGCGCTGTCCGGGCTGCCCAGCGACCGGTTCGTCTTCGAGGGGTTCCTGCCGCGCACCGGGTCGAACCGCCGGTCCCGGCTGCGCGAGCTGGCCGCCGAGCCGCGCACGCTGGTCTTCTTCGAGGCACCGCACCGGATCGCCGGCGCGCTCGCCGACCTGGCCGCCACGTTCGGCGGGGACCGGCCGGCCGCTGTCTGCCGGGAGCTGACCAAGACGTACGAGGAGATCCGCCGCGGCGACCTGGCCGAGTTGGCCGGGTGGGCCGCGGACGGCGAGCCGCGCGGCGAGATCACCCTGGTGGTGGGCGGCGCGCCGGCCGGGCCGGTGGAGCGCCCGGCGGACGACGAGCTGCGCGCGGCGGTGGCCGGGCGGGAGGCCGCCGGCGACTCGCGGCGCGACGCCATCCAGGCGGTCGCCGATCAGTACGGCCTGAAGAAGCGGGACGTGTACGCCCTCGTGCACCAGGCTCAGTAG
- a CDS encoding dolichyl-phosphate-mannose--protein mannosyltransferase: protein MTTATAETDLTTADSPAEAESSRGVRDVPDLVRRRLSTLDARFDPYSWLVTLVIVAAAAILRLAGVDKPKGYIFDEVYYPTDAWDMLQHGVEWDEKTNGPAYVVHPPLGKWLIALGEQVFGNRELGWRISAAIAGTLMILILIRVAYRMFHSIVLAGTAGLLMTLDGFQLVLSRTSLLDIFLGLFILLTFACMLLDRDHYRRRWTRALADGFDSAATYKIPRIVPWWLLAAGVCFGLACGVKWSALFFAPFFAVLVVAWRWQARRSARVRGPFVAGILGDFGYLILSFVLSAIFYLATWTGWFVTDTGYFRHYREANGLSEPPILGALLNLMHYHHEAYSFHSGLTEKHTYQSWPWQWLLLGRPVAFYWNGNGNCGAPSCAAEILLLGTPILWWSFLPALIALVWFGIARRDWRAYAIFAGAVGSMLPWYYYAVADGRTMFSFYLLPGLPFLILAVVYTLGAIMTPVGGMVAGAARTDRQLIGTVVAATYVVLVALCFAYFYPVFVGSTMPYDDWSVRMWLGGRWI, encoded by the coding sequence GTGACAACGGCGACAGCTGAGACAGACCTCACCACCGCGGACTCCCCCGCCGAGGCGGAGTCGTCCCGGGGCGTCCGGGACGTACCCGACCTCGTCCGGCGACGCCTGTCGACGCTGGACGCCCGCTTCGACCCGTACTCCTGGCTGGTCACCCTGGTGATCGTGGCCGCCGCCGCGATCCTGCGCCTGGCCGGGGTGGACAAGCCCAAGGGCTACATCTTCGACGAGGTGTACTACCCGACCGACGCCTGGGACATGCTCCAGCACGGCGTCGAGTGGGACGAGAAGACCAACGGCCCGGCGTACGTGGTGCATCCCCCGCTCGGCAAGTGGCTGATCGCGCTCGGCGAGCAGGTGTTCGGCAACCGGGAACTGGGCTGGCGGATCTCGGCGGCGATCGCCGGCACCCTGATGATCCTGATCCTGATCCGGGTCGCCTACCGGATGTTCCACTCGATCGTGCTGGCCGGGACGGCCGGCCTGCTGATGACCCTGGACGGGTTCCAGCTGGTGCTCTCCCGCACCTCGCTGCTGGACATCTTCCTCGGCCTGTTCATCCTGCTGACCTTCGCCTGCATGCTGCTGGACCGCGATCACTACCGGCGGCGGTGGACGCGGGCGCTCGCCGACGGCTTCGACTCGGCGGCCACCTACAAGATCCCGCGGATCGTGCCGTGGTGGCTGCTGGCCGCCGGCGTCTGCTTCGGCCTGGCCTGCGGGGTGAAGTGGAGCGCGCTGTTCTTCGCGCCGTTCTTCGCCGTCCTGGTGGTGGCCTGGCGCTGGCAGGCGCGCCGGTCGGCCCGGGTGCGCGGCCCGTTCGTGGCCGGCATCCTCGGCGACTTCGGCTACCTGATCCTCAGCTTCGTCCTCAGCGCCATCTTCTACCTGGCCACCTGGACCGGCTGGTTCGTCACCGACACCGGATACTTCCGGCACTACCGGGAGGCGAACGGGCTGAGCGAGCCGCCGATCCTGGGCGCGCTGCTGAACCTGATGCACTACCACCACGAGGCGTACAGCTTCCACAGCGGATTGACCGAGAAGCACACGTACCAGTCCTGGCCGTGGCAGTGGCTGCTGCTCGGGCGGCCGGTGGCGTTCTACTGGAACGGCAACGGCAACTGCGGGGCGCCCAGCTGCGCCGCCGAGATCCTGCTGCTCGGCACGCCGATCCTGTGGTGGTCGTTCCTGCCGGCGCTGATCGCCCTGGTCTGGTTCGGCATCGCACGGCGCGACTGGCGGGCGTACGCGATCTTCGCCGGCGCGGTCGGCAGCATGCTGCCCTGGTACTACTACGCGGTCGCCGACGGCCGCACGATGTTCTCCTTCTACCTGCTGCCCGGCCTGCCGTTCCTGATCCTGGCGGTGGTCTACACGCTCGGCGCGATCATGACACCGGTGGGCGGGATGGTCGCCGGCGCGGCCCGCACCGACCGGCAACTGATCGGCACGGTGGTCGCGGCGACGTACGTGGTGCTGGTGGCGCTCTGTTTCGCCTACTTCTATCCGGTCTTCGTCGGCTCGACCATGCCCTACGACGACTGGTCGGTCCGCATGTGGCTGGGCGGCCGCTGGATCTAG
- a CDS encoding bifunctional polysaccharide deacetylase/glycosyltransferase family 2 protein translates to MLGSLVLGFFIAVLVVQAYINAEFTADHKETEVGDQDGVPLSIRGGGPIVNTTGGQETTSRLPDRTIALTFDDGPDPTWTPRVLQVLRENDAHGTFFVVGSQVARQPALTKSIVDDGNELGLHTFTHPNMQLLAPWRRHLELSQTQVAIAKATGVHTNLARFPYSSKANAIDDVNWKIVKEAGRAGYLVVVNDTDSEDWQRPGVDRIIHNAMPTGDSSAIILFHDAGGDRSQSVAALAKFIPMMKARGYRFTTVTEGLNLGIEEQSAAVKSGRAPESASVIPALPLNPAAAPGDEWRGMALIWTVRLADGLVTVVAALFVVVGVLTVGRTALLLTLASRHARQRRRPGWRWGEPVTDPVSVIVPAYNEKEGIEAAVRSLAGGDYPEIEVVVVDDGSTDDTAEIAEGLGLPNVRVVRVPNGGKSNALNAGIALAKHDLIVTVDGDTVFERDSIQKLVQPFGDPAVGAVAGNVKVGNRGTLVSTWQHIEYVIGFNLDRRLYETLNCMPTVPGAIGAFRRAALAQVGGISDETLAEDTDVTMALCRQGWRVVYEEHAKAWTEAPTTLEQLYRQRYRWSYGTMQAMWKHRRALFDKGPSGRFGRVGLPFLALFGVALPMLAPVVDIMLVYGLVFWELTETVIAWLGMLALQLFTALIAFRFDKEPIKALWRLPLQQFAYRQLMYLVLIQSATTALTGGRLRWHKLNRAGLAPRSATPPPRSAKVAPAVDTWPPSVPEVPRQQQPVGRAVAPPTTPAVPSPVYRD, encoded by the coding sequence ATGCTCGGCTCGCTGGTGCTGGGCTTCTTCATCGCCGTGCTGGTGGTGCAGGCGTACATCAACGCCGAGTTCACCGCCGACCACAAGGAGACCGAGGTCGGCGACCAGGACGGCGTGCCGCTGTCGATCCGCGGCGGGGGGCCGATCGTCAACACCACCGGCGGGCAGGAGACCACCAGCCGGCTGCCGGACCGCACCATCGCGCTCACCTTCGACGACGGCCCCGACCCGACCTGGACCCCCAGGGTCCTCCAGGTGCTCCGGGAGAACGACGCGCACGGCACGTTCTTCGTGGTCGGCTCCCAGGTGGCCCGCCAGCCGGCGCTGACCAAGAGCATCGTCGACGACGGCAACGAGCTGGGCCTGCACACCTTCACCCACCCGAACATGCAGCTGCTCGCGCCGTGGCGGCGGCACCTGGAGCTGTCCCAGACCCAGGTGGCCATCGCGAAGGCCACCGGCGTGCACACCAACCTGGCCAGGTTCCCCTACTCGTCGAAGGCCAACGCCATCGACGACGTCAACTGGAAGATCGTCAAGGAGGCCGGCCGGGCCGGCTACCTGGTCGTCGTCAACGACACGGACAGCGAGGACTGGCAGCGGCCCGGCGTCGACCGGATCATCCACAACGCGATGCCGACCGGCGACAGCTCGGCGATCATCCTGTTCCACGACGCCGGCGGCGACCGCTCGCAGTCCGTCGCGGCACTGGCCAAGTTCATCCCGATGATGAAGGCCCGCGGCTACCGGTTCACCACCGTCACCGAGGGCCTGAACCTGGGCATCGAGGAGCAGTCCGCGGCGGTCAAGTCCGGCCGGGCCCCGGAGAGCGCCTCGGTCATCCCGGCCCTGCCGCTGAACCCGGCCGCCGCTCCCGGCGACGAGTGGCGCGGGATGGCGCTGATCTGGACCGTACGCCTGGCCGACGGCCTGGTCACCGTGGTGGCCGCGCTGTTCGTGGTGGTCGGCGTGCTGACCGTGGGCCGGACCGCGCTGCTGCTCACGCTGGCCAGCCGGCACGCCCGGCAACGGCGGAGACCCGGCTGGCGCTGGGGTGAGCCGGTCACCGACCCGGTGTCGGTGATCGTGCCGGCCTACAACGAGAAGGAGGGCATCGAGGCGGCCGTCCGGTCGCTGGCCGGCGGCGACTACCCGGAGATCGAGGTGGTGGTGGTCGACGACGGCTCGACCGACGACACCGCCGAGATCGCCGAGGGGCTGGGGCTGCCGAACGTCCGCGTGGTCCGGGTGCCCAACGGCGGCAAGTCCAACGCCCTGAACGCCGGCATCGCGCTGGCCAAGCACGACCTGATCGTCACCGTGGACGGCGACACCGTCTTCGAGCGGGACTCGATCCAGAAGCTGGTGCAGCCGTTCGGCGACCCGGCGGTCGGGGCGGTGGCCGGCAACGTCAAGGTCGGCAACCGCGGCACCCTGGTCTCCACCTGGCAGCACATCGAGTACGTGATCGGCTTCAACCTGGACCGCCGGCTCTACGAGACGCTCAACTGCATGCCGACAGTGCCCGGGGCGATCGGCGCGTTCCGCCGTGCGGCCCTGGCCCAGGTCGGCGGGATCAGCGACGAGACCCTGGCCGAGGACACCGACGTCACCATGGCGCTGTGCCGGCAGGGCTGGCGGGTGGTCTACGAGGAGCACGCCAAGGCGTGGACCGAGGCGCCGACCACCCTGGAGCAGCTGTACCGGCAGCGCTACCGGTGGAGTTACGGGACCATGCAGGCGATGTGGAAGCACCGCCGGGCGCTGTTCGACAAGGGCCCGTCCGGGCGCTTCGGCCGGGTCGGCCTGCCGTTCCTCGCGCTGTTCGGGGTGGCGCTGCCGATGCTCGCCCCGGTCGTCGACATCATGCTGGTCTACGGCCTGGTCTTCTGGGAGCTGACGGAGACCGTGATCGCCTGGCTCGGGATGCTGGCCCTGCAGCTGTTCACCGCGCTGATCGCGTTCCGGTTCGACAAGGAGCCGATCAAGGCGCTCTGGCGGCTGCCGCTGCAGCAGTTCGCCTACCGGCAGCTGATGTACCTGGTGCTGATCCAGTCGGCGACCACGGCGCTGACCGGTGGCCGGTTGCGCTGGCACAAGCTGAACCGGGCCGGGCTGGCCCCGCGCTCGGCCACCCCGCCGCCGCGGAGTGCGAAGGTGGCGCCGGCCGTCGACACCTGGCCGCCCAGCGTGCCGGAGGTGCCCCGGCAGCAGCAGCCGGTCGGGCGGGCGGTCGCCCCGCCGACCACCCCCGCGGTGCCCTCCCCGGTCTACCGCGACTGA
- a CDS encoding GAF domain-containing sensor histidine kinase — MKAPLPDNEIERLAALYSLDILDSPPEKDFDDIVALAAGVCETPMSMVSLVDADRQWAKASTGPDFTETPRDLSFCAHAILGRDLLMVPDATQDPRFADNPAVTATDGTRFYAGAPLMTTDGFALGTLCVMDTEPRRLGMEQQQALRALARQVTAQLELRRYAYALANTTARLQELERRKDDLAGLVGGELRSSLRLMSTYLESLGDTGYHDFELADLVGRATAAHVRGFRELVDHLTQMADAGLGGESLHMRQCDLTRVTQRAVEAVRPIAASKHIWILNQAGGPALPIIADPVRLEQVLTHLLFAAVKYTPEGGRVRVGTEMESGPTVHLDDMDLPDGMRPDLFPHLYYGAIANPADVPGPDRGLAVAKRILDAHHATVALSDRPGDGTSLHVVFPYADLTPDELIRDLAVA, encoded by the coding sequence ATGAAAGCACCCCTACCCGACAACGAGATCGAGCGGCTTGCCGCGCTCTACTCGCTCGACATCCTGGACAGCCCGCCGGAGAAGGACTTCGACGACATCGTCGCGCTGGCCGCCGGGGTCTGTGAGACCCCGATGTCCATGGTCAGCCTGGTCGACGCGGACCGGCAGTGGGCGAAGGCCAGCACCGGCCCGGATTTCACGGAGACACCGCGGGACCTGTCGTTCTGCGCGCACGCGATCCTCGGCCGGGACCTGCTGATGGTTCCGGACGCCACCCAGGATCCACGGTTCGCCGACAATCCGGCGGTGACCGCCACGGACGGGACCCGGTTCTACGCCGGGGCGCCGCTGATGACCACCGACGGGTTCGCGCTCGGCACGCTCTGCGTGATGGACACCGAGCCGCGGCGGCTGGGGATGGAGCAGCAACAGGCGCTGCGGGCGCTGGCCCGCCAGGTGACCGCGCAGCTGGAGTTGCGGCGGTACGCGTACGCGCTGGCCAACACCACGGCCCGGCTGCAGGAGCTGGAGCGCCGCAAGGACGATCTGGCCGGCCTGGTCGGCGGGGAACTGCGGTCGTCGCTGCGGCTGATGTCGACGTACCTGGAGAGCCTGGGCGACACCGGCTACCACGACTTCGAGCTGGCCGACCTGGTCGGCCGGGCCACCGCGGCGCACGTGCGCGGTTTCCGGGAGCTGGTCGACCACCTGACCCAGATGGCCGACGCCGGCCTGGGCGGGGAGAGCCTGCACATGCGGCAGTGCGATCTGACCCGGGTGACCCAGCGGGCGGTCGAGGCGGTCCGCCCGATCGCGGCCAGCAAGCACATCTGGATCCTCAACCAGGCCGGCGGCCCGGCGCTGCCGATCATCGCCGACCCGGTGCGGCTCGAGCAGGTGCTGACCCACCTGCTGTTCGCCGCGGTGAAGTACACGCCGGAGGGCGGCCGGGTGCGGGTCGGCACCGAGATGGAGTCCGGGCCGACGGTGCACCTCGACGACATGGACCTGCCCGACGGGATGCGCCCGGACCTGTTCCCGCACCTGTACTACGGGGCGATAGCGAACCCGGCGGACGTGCCCGGCCCGGACCGCGGGCTGGCGGTGGCCAAGCGCATCCTGGACGCGCACCACGCCACGGTGGCGCTCTCCGACCGGCCCGGCGACGGGACGTCGCTGCACGTGGTCTTCCCGTACGCCGATCTGACGCCGGACGAGCTGATCAGGGACCTGGCAGTGGCCTGA
- a CDS encoding DUF2199 domain-containing protein, whose translation MNTDEFACGTCGSTHSGPPLSFAAPAPDLWLPEMADTEGCLLDSDLCVISGERFFIRGLIELPVWDTGEIFTYSMWVSLSRPNFTRAVDIWEQPGREDEPPYFGWLSNEIAGYTPSTLNLKTNVHTRPVGQPPYIELEPTGHPLAIEQRAGIFRSRVEEIASLHLHR comes from the coding sequence ATGAACACCGACGAGTTCGCGTGCGGCACCTGCGGCTCGACACACAGCGGTCCGCCGCTGAGCTTCGCCGCGCCGGCCCCGGACCTCTGGCTGCCGGAGATGGCCGACACCGAGGGCTGCCTGCTCGACTCCGACCTGTGCGTGATCAGCGGTGAGCGGTTCTTCATCCGCGGCCTGATCGAACTGCCCGTCTGGGACACCGGCGAGATCTTCACCTACAGCATGTGGGTGTCCCTGAGCCGCCCCAACTTCACCCGCGCCGTCGACATCTGGGAGCAGCCCGGCCGCGAGGACGAGCCGCCCTATTTCGGCTGGCTCTCCAACGAGATCGCCGGTTACACCCCGAGCACGCTCAACCTGAAGACGAACGTACACACCCGCCCGGTGGGCCAGCCTCCCTACATCGAGCTGGAGCCCACCGGCCACCCGCTGGCCATCGAACAGCGCGCCGGCATCTTCCGCTCCCGGGTCGAGGAGATCGCCAGCCTGCACCTGCACCGCTGA
- the sepX gene encoding divisome protein SepX/GlpR encodes MRVPTSVLLAVLAAAGLLALAPALVRRYDATERLAAERASSTARVLQRHRRRRTVPGRRPINPGRRVTVTLPAPSGEKSPPPQRRLRLVTGRRPVRRAPRRRGAPAVVRRRRVFAALVLLNVIELVGVLAVGPGFWISFAVTGTLLGSYLVHLRNRAIADRRRRRIQAREAAWLAARQAEVRREQARRAAARREAQRRLAAQKEAVRRAAMGLDREPSDLPVAANGGSVSYRRRGGLRGRAYEAGGRHHTA; translated from the coding sequence GTGAGGGTGCCGACCTCGGTGCTCCTCGCCGTCCTCGCCGCGGCCGGGCTGCTCGCCCTCGCCCCGGCGCTGGTCCGCCGGTACGACGCCACCGAGCGCCTCGCCGCGGAGCGGGCGTCGTCGACGGCGCGGGTGCTACAACGCCACCGCCGTCGCCGCACCGTGCCCGGACGCCGACCGATCAACCCCGGACGCCGGGTTACGGTTACGCTGCCCGCCCCATCGGGTGAAAAGTCGCCACCGCCACAGCGCCGGCTGCGCCTGGTCACCGGCCGCCGGCCGGTCCGCCGCGCGCCGCGCCGCCGAGGCGCTCCGGCGGTCGTCCGCCGCCGCCGGGTCTTCGCCGCGCTGGTCCTGCTCAACGTCATCGAACTGGTCGGGGTGCTGGCCGTCGGCCCCGGCTTCTGGATCAGCTTCGCGGTGACCGGTACGCTGCTCGGCAGCTACCTGGTCCACCTGCGCAACCGGGCGATCGCCGACCGGCGCCGCCGCCGGATCCAGGCCCGCGAGGCGGCGTGGCTGGCCGCGCGGCAGGCCGAGGTACGCCGGGAGCAGGCCCGCCGGGCCGCGGCACGCCGCGAGGCCCAACGCCGGCTGGCCGCGCAGAAGGAGGCGGTCCGGCGCGCGGCGATGGGCCTCGACCGGGAGCCGTCCGACCTGCCGGTCGCCGCCAACGGCGGATCGGTCAGCTACCGCCGCCGCGGCGGCCTGCGCGGGCGCGCCTACGAGGCCGGGGGGCGCCATCACACCGCTTGA